From a single Methanomicrobium sp. W14 genomic region:
- a CDS encoding LL-diaminopimelate aminotransferase, giving the protein MYAKRLDNLPPYLFAQIDALKAQKRAEGVDVIDLGVGDPDLPTPKHIVDSLCEAARDPSTHHYPDYTGMIEYREAVSSWYKNRFGVDLDPKTEVLALIGSKEGIAHVSEAFVNPGEYVLATDPGYPVYKTSTLFAEGKLYELALCEDNNYLPDLESIPSDVLKKAKLMFLGYPNNPTAATAPLSFFGEVVEFAKENNIVVVHDNAYSEIAFDGYKAPSFMQADGAKEVGMEMHSLSKTYNMTGWRIGMAVGGAEVIAGLGRVKTNVDSGAFNAIQRAGITALTSSQKCVGEACSIYQKRRDTLVSGLRSLGFDVRSPKATFYVWMKVNDSMIFAEKMLNEAGIVVTPGVGFGRNGNGYVRFAITRDIERINEAIERMKEVEF; this is encoded by the coding sequence ATGTACGCAAAACGTCTGGATAATCTTCCTCCATATCTGTTTGCCCAGATAGATGCCCTGAAGGCCCAGAAGAGGGCCGAAGGAGTGGATGTAATAGATCTTGGTGTAGGAGACCCTGATCTTCCTACGCCCAAGCACATAGTAGATTCTCTCTGTGAAGCTGCACGTGATCCTTCTACTCATCATTATCCCGACTATACAGGGATGATAGAGTACAGGGAGGCTGTCAGCAGTTGGTACAAAAACAGATTTGGTGTTGACCTTGACCCAAAAACCGAAGTTCTTGCGTTAATCGGGTCAAAAGAAGGTATTGCCCATGTATCCGAGGCTTTTGTAAATCCCGGTGAATACGTCCTTGCAACAGACCCCGGGTATCCTGTATACAAAACCTCAACCCTGTTTGCGGAAGGAAAACTGTATGAGCTTGCACTTTGCGAAGACAATAATTATCTCCCTGACCTTGAAAGTATACCTTCAGATGTCCTGAAAAAAGCGAAACTTATGTTCTTAGGTTACCCAAACAATCCTACGGCGGCAACTGCTCCTCTTTCATTCTTCGGGGAGGTCGTTGAATTTGCAAAGGAAAACAATATCGTCGTCGTTCATGACAACGCATACTCTGAAATAGCCTTCGACGGCTACAAAGCACCTTCTTTTATGCAGGCTGACGGGGCGAAAGAGGTTGGAATGGAGATGCATTCTCTCTCTAAAACCTATAATATGACCGGGTGGCGCATAGGAATGGCTGTCGGTGGTGCAGAGGTTATAGCGGGCCTTGGCAGGGTAAAGACCAATGTTGATTCGGGAGCATTCAATGCCATACAGAGAGCCGGAATAACGGCCCTTACATCTTCGCAGAAATGTGTTGGTGAGGCGTGCAGTATTTATCAGAAAAGACGTGATACACTAGTATCCGGACTCCGCAGTTTAGGGTTTGATGTACGCTCACCCAAAGCCACATTCTATGTGTGGATGAAAGTAAACGACAGCATGATATTTGCCGAGAAAATGCTGAATGAGGCCGGAATCGTAGTCACCCCCGGTGTTGGTTTCGGCAGAAACGGAAACGGCTATGTCAGGTTTGCGATAACACGTGACATAGAGAGAATAAATGAGGCGATTGAACGCATGAAAGAGGTTGAATTCTGA
- the lysA gene encoding diaminopimelate decarboxylase, which yields MNLPGHLTVRDGHLYIGQHDCVALANEYGTPLYVTDEERLRSNFTRYDEALKKHYSDVQLLYAAKANGNLAILRIFSSMGAGADVFSSGELHMALLAGIPPEKILFNGSSKTKEDLALAVEKNVRVSLDSFDELRQLNEVAGEAKKVVEVSFRINPAIDVPTHPKIATGLATSKFGIPAGQIKDAYRAALECDNVEPVGMHCHIGSQILDVEPFTKTAEIMVKVAGEIKELGVKLDFIDIGGGLGIPYRHETEAAPSPDQYADAIMPVFLKGIQKLGIKPQLWVEPGRNLVGDTTVLLTRVNSVKTAHKKFVNVDAGFNLLIRPAMYDSYHEVIVANKADAEAECVYTVTGPICETGDILASDRNLPKVEDGDVIAVLDAGAYGYSMASQYNCRPRCPEVMVFGDRSGVMRRGESVIDILNTMKKLPWHESNK from the coding sequence ATGAATCTTCCCGGACATCTTACGGTAAGAGACGGCCACCTGTATATAGGTCAGCATGACTGTGTGGCCCTTGCAAATGAGTATGGCACACCTCTGTATGTTACAGATGAAGAGAGGCTGAGGAGTAATTTCACAAGGTATGACGAGGCATTGAAGAAGCATTACTCCGATGTGCAGCTTTTGTATGCCGCAAAAGCAAACGGAAACCTTGCGATATTAAGGATATTCTCATCCATGGGTGCAGGTGCTGACGTGTTCTCATCCGGTGAGCTTCATATGGCCCTCCTTGCAGGAATACCTCCTGAAAAAATTCTTTTCAACGGCAGTTCGAAGACAAAAGAAGACCTTGCACTTGCCGTGGAAAAAAACGTCCGGGTCTCTCTGGATTCTTTTGACGAATTAAGGCAGCTCAATGAGGTAGCGGGAGAGGCCAAAAAGGTTGTTGAGGTCTCTTTCCGCATTAATCCGGCAATAGACGTCCCCACGCACCCGAAAATAGCAACCGGTCTTGCCACAAGCAAATTTGGGATACCGGCCGGTCAGATTAAGGACGCATACCGTGCAGCACTTGAATGCGACAACGTGGAACCTGTCGGAATGCACTGCCATATAGGTTCGCAGATACTTGATGTGGAGCCTTTCACAAAGACTGCGGAGATAATGGTGAAGGTTGCAGGAGAAATAAAAGAACTCGGTGTAAAGCTTGATTTCATAGATATCGGCGGAGGCCTGGGGATACCCTACAGGCACGAGACCGAGGCGGCACCTTCCCCCGACCAGTATGCGGATGCCATAATGCCCGTATTCCTCAAGGGAATCCAAAAACTTGGAATAAAACCGCAGCTGTGGGTAGAGCCCGGAAGAAACCTCGTAGGAGACACGACTGTTCTTCTGACCCGGGTCAACTCTGTCAAGACGGCCCACAAGAAGTTCGTCAATGTGGACGCAGGTTTCAACCTTCTCATAAGACCTGCGATGTATGATTCCTATCATGAGGTCATCGTCGCGAACAAGGCTGACGCAGAGGCCGAATGTGTGTATACGGTTACAGGGCCTATCTGTGAAACCGGAGATATTCTTGCGTCAGACAGAAACCTCCCCAAGGTCGAGGACGGGGATGTCATCGCAGTCCTTGATGCAGGTGCATACGGGTATTCGATGGCGTCGCAGTACAACTGCCGGCCGAGGTGCCCTGAGGTCATGGTCTTCGGAGACCGTTCTGGGGTCATGCGCAGGGGAGAATCTGTAATCGATATACTGAATACGATGAAGAAGCTTCCCTGGCACGAGAGTAACAAATAA
- the radA gene encoding DNA repair and recombination protein RadA, with amino-acid sequence MTEHEIEDLPGVGPTTADKLRDAGYCTIEGIATASYADLAEAAEIGESTAKKMIKEARKMADIGGFRTGIAVLDERKKVKKLSTLVPEFDELLGGGLETMSIIEFYGEFGSGKSQISHQMAVNAQLPEDVGGLNGSVVYVDTENTFRPERIRQMVEGLELDMEIPAAEEFLEHIHVAEAFSSDHQMLLVDSIRELASELRDSEKPVRLVIVDSLMAHFRAEYSGRGTLSVRQQKLNKYMYDLAKIAREYNSVVVVTNQVQSNPAVFFGDPTKPTGGNIVGHASKFRIYLRKSKGGKRVAKLVDSPDQPEGEAAFVVEMAGLKPV; translated from the coding sequence ATGACAGAACATGAAATAGAAGATCTTCCCGGAGTCGGGCCTACAACAGCGGACAAACTCAGGGATGCCGGGTACTGTACGATAGAGGGAATTGCAACAGCATCATATGCTGATCTTGCAGAGGCTGCGGAGATTGGAGAATCGACCGCGAAGAAGATGATAAAAGAAGCCCGCAAGATGGCTGATATCGGAGGATTCCGGACAGGCATTGCGGTCCTTGACGAAAGAAAGAAAGTAAAAAAACTTAGTACCCTTGTTCCGGAATTCGATGAGCTTTTGGGCGGCGGACTTGAAACGATGTCAATCATTGAATTCTACGGTGAATTCGGTTCCGGAAAAAGCCAGATTTCACACCAGATGGCAGTGAATGCCCAGCTTCCTGAGGATGTAGGTGGCCTCAACGGCTCGGTCGTCTATGTCGATACCGAAAATACGTTCCGCCCTGAGAGGATAAGACAGATGGTGGAGGGTCTTGAGCTTGATATGGAAATTCCGGCGGCTGAGGAGTTCTTAGAGCATATTCATGTCGCAGAAGCCTTTTCGTCTGATCACCAGATGCTTCTTGTGGACAGTATACGCGAACTTGCGTCCGAGCTGAGAGATTCCGAAAAGCCTGTACGTCTGGTAATAGTCGACTCCCTGATGGCGCATTTCCGTGCCGAATATTCGGGAAGAGGGACACTCTCAGTGCGTCAGCAGAAACTTAACAAGTACATGTATGATCTGGCAAAGATAGCAAGGGAGTACAATTCTGTGGTAGTCGTGACGAATCAGGTTCAGTCCAATCCTGCGGTCTTTTTCGGAGACCCGACAAAGCCGACAGGTGGAAACATTGTCGGTCACGCATCGAAGTTCAGGATATATCTCAGGAAAAGCAAGGGCGGAAAGAGGGTTGCAAAACTTGTGGACAGCCCGGACCAGCCTGAAGGGGAGGCAGCATTCGTAGTCGAAATGGCAGGACTTAAGCCTGTTTGA
- a CDS encoding phosphoglycolate phosphatase gives MKKTSLNSSISLRALICDIDGTITDKNRRINLDSVSVMRTLVDNGIPVVLASGNTVCSLTFLCKMIGTDGTIISENGGVYRLTYAGEQKICGKPEVSREAYRRISDYYSEKGIKPELYSPEYRFSDIAFRRDVDPKEVAEIVKDFPVKILDSGFAVHIQSEGVNKGTTFLKLADEMCISPREFIAIGDSLNDVELLENAGVGVAVAGGQIESQKPEAADYISQKKYGDGFSESVRRYFPSLF, from the coding sequence ATGAAAAAAACCTCCTTAAACTCTTCAATATCTCTGCGGGCACTGATATGTGATATCGACGGCACAATAACCGATAAAAACCGGAGAATAAATCTTGATTCCGTCAGTGTCATGCGGACTCTTGTTGACAACGGTATTCCTGTAGTTCTTGCGAGTGGAAATACCGTATGCTCACTTACATTTCTTTGCAAGATGATAGGAACGGACGGGACTATAATCTCGGAAAACGGGGGTGTATACAGGCTGACATATGCCGGGGAACAGAAAATCTGTGGAAAACCCGAAGTGTCCCGTGAAGCCTACAGGAGAATAAGCGATTATTATTCCGAAAAAGGCATAAAACCTGAACTTTACAGCCCTGAGTACAGGTTTTCTGATATCGCTTTCAGAAGGGATGTCGATCCTAAGGAAGTGGCAGAAATTGTAAAGGATTTTCCCGTTAAGATTCTAGATTCGGGTTTTGCTGTCCATATACAATCCGAAGGTGTAAACAAAGGGACTACTTTTTTAAAACTAGCTGATGAGATGTGTATATCTCCCCGCGAATTTATTGCAATCGGTGACTCTCTAAACGATGTTGAACTTTTGGAGAACGCAGGTGTTGGTGTTGCAGTTGCAGGAGGGCAGATTGAATCGCAAAAGCCTGAGGCTGCTGATTATATCAGCCAAAAAAAGTATGGAGACGGATTTTCGGAAAGTGTAAGGAGATATTTCCCCTCACTGTTTTGA
- a CDS encoding PRC-barrel domain-containing protein — MKNTFSRSLSKKQVMSTDGMVIGTIRNIMVDLDSGQVDSLVVRPEPGFDCTGYAVDGDRMFIPFEAVRDIRDYIVVDRYLSKQ; from the coding sequence ATGAAGAATACATTCTCCCGAAGTCTCTCTAAAAAACAGGTAATGAGCACAGACGGAATGGTTATAGGTACAATAAGAAATATCATGGTGGACCTGGACTCAGGTCAGGTGGACAGCCTTGTCGTAAGGCCTGAACCGGGATTTGACTGCACAGGATATGCCGTCGACGGCGACCGCATGTTTATCCCTTTCGAAGCTGTAAGAGACATCAGAGATTATATTGTTGTCGACAGATACCTTTCAAAACAGTGA
- a CDS encoding CBS domain-containing protein gives MELSLIQKDILITLITLYHQKSSAIKGEGIAEVLKRNPGTVRNQMQALKALGLVDGVPGPKGGYTPTSAAYKELNLNDYEKESKVPIQRGNVLTKGVNVSEIDFTTLCHPDLCHAVIKLIGSVKAFEIGDEVTIGPSPVNRLLVKGEIYGKDEVSQSLLITISEIISLPKKQIRYYMSSPVFTLERGSTFREAIHLFSEKKIHGAPVTDRGRLAGIITLSDIAKGIDREGTLDINVEKYMTYDVIIVSPKVNLYEVIGRFKEQKIGRVVIMEEERPVGILTQSDVIKVFPAL, from the coding sequence ATGGAATTATCCCTCATCCAGAAAGATATTCTAATTACCCTTATCACCCTTTACCACCAGAAATCATCCGCAATAAAAGGTGAGGGTATTGCGGAGGTTTTAAAAAGAAACCCCGGTACTGTCAGAAACCAGATGCAGGCGCTAAAGGCCCTGGGACTTGTTGACGGGGTTCCCGGGCCGAAAGGCGGGTATACACCTACATCTGCCGCATACAAAGAGCTTAACCTTAATGATTATGAAAAAGAGTCTAAAGTTCCGATTCAGAGGGGAAACGTCCTTACAAAGGGCGTAAACGTTTCGGAAATCGATTTTACCACACTGTGTCACCCTGACCTGTGCCATGCCGTAATAAAGCTCATCGGAAGCGTAAAGGCTTTCGAGATTGGCGATGAGGTGACAATCGGGCCGTCCCCTGTAAACAGGCTCCTTGTAAAAGGAGAAATCTACGGAAAAGACGAAGTGTCCCAGTCTCTTCTCATAACAATTTCAGAGATAATATCCCTTCCGAAAAAACAAATTAGGTATTATATGAGCTCCCCGGTGTTTACCCTTGAAAGGGGAAGTACGTTTAGGGAAGCAATCCACCTCTTTTCAGAAAAAAAGATTCACGGCGCTCCTGTTACCGACAGGGGAAGACTTGCGGGAATCATCACCTTAAGCGATATCGCAAAAGGAATAGACAGGGAAGGAACACTTGACATAAATGTTGAAAAATACATGACCTATGACGTGATTATCGTATCACCCAAGGTAAACTTATATGAAGTCATCGGGCGCTTTAAGGAGCAGAAAATAGGCCGTGTCGTTATAATGGAAGAGGAAAGGCCTGTCGGAATTCTTACGCAGTCTGATGTCATCAAGGTATTCCCGGCATTATAA
- a CDS encoding GTPase has protein sequence MEFENIPTIPTADEILDRSLRRAAAFKREKTNKDRANEEFIRAIYSSVYDKLTDTVQKFPNFDELPQFYTDLVNILFSVDKIRHSLGALKWAAETARTVGGSYARSMRESSDTNTLRKQATARISSIVHQVDKDLKYLNEARNVLRKLPDIRRDEFTVVVAGYPNVGKSSFINLVSSASSEVAGYAFTTKRIIVGHHAVGRDRIQIVDTPGILDRPVEDRNDIELQAFSAITNLADLIMFIADASEACGYSIESQMNLMESLKEAAKDVPFEVVVNKSDMKELSGYPNMSTVSGEGVDDVVSMIREYLKSSPKNLISRNQKEIPE, from the coding sequence GTGGAATTCGAGAACATACCAACTATTCCGACCGCAGACGAGATACTGGATCGGTCGCTTAGACGTGCAGCAGCGTTTAAAAGGGAGAAGACGAACAAAGACCGCGCAAACGAGGAGTTCATACGGGCGATATACAGTTCGGTCTATGACAAGCTTACGGATACGGTTCAGAAGTTCCCTAACTTCGATGAACTGCCGCAGTTTTATACCGACCTTGTGAATATCCTGTTTAGTGTCGATAAAATAAGGCATTCTCTTGGTGCGCTCAAGTGGGCTGCGGAGACTGCCAGGACTGTCGGCGGCTCATATGCAAGAAGCATGAGGGAGTCGTCCGATACGAACACTCTGAGAAAACAGGCTACTGCAAGGATATCATCCATTGTGCACCAGGTAGACAAAGACCTGAAGTACCTGAATGAGGCGAGAAATGTACTGAGAAAACTCCCTGATATAAGAAGGGATGAATTTACTGTCGTTGTTGCGGGCTACCCCAATGTAGGGAAGTCTTCTTTCATAAATCTTGTATCCTCTGCTTCCTCTGAAGTAGCGGGATATGCATTCACGACCAAAAGAATAATTGTGGGTCATCACGCGGTAGGCCGGGACAGGATACAGATTGTGGACACCCCCGGTATCCTTGACAGGCCTGTTGAGGACAGAAACGATATAGAGCTTCAGGCGTTTTCTGCAATAACCAATCTTGCGGATTTAATCATGTTCATAGCCGACGCAAGCGAAGCGTGCGGGTATTCGATTGAGTCGCAGATGAATCTTATGGAAAGTCTTAAAGAAGCGGCAAAAGATGTTCCCTTTGAAGTTGTTGTGAACAAATCCGATATGAAGGAGCTTTCCGGGTATCCCAACATGTCAACGGTATCAGGAGAAGGTGTGGATGATGTAGTCTCAATGATTAGAGAATACCTAAAATCCAGTCCCAAGAACCTGATATCGCGCAACCAAAAAGAAATCCCAGAATAA
- a CDS encoding presenilin family intramembrane aspartyl protease PSH yields MKRDEILPFIAMGIMLVIVQAIALLLSPVMSDAGYTAFEDPNAIENTVYFFAILLIFTAVMLLLIKHKGKKILSWIIGASIFLVFIYIFAAVFGIFLENTIIAAVLTAAFSAVATYLLYKYPEWYVIDILGILICAGSASIFGISLEVFPVIVLLVLLALYDAISVYKTKHMLTLANGVISTKAPILVVIPKTRKYSYIKEGIGIDKDKSERGAFMMGMGDLIMPSILVVSSYIWLEAPKVFLGISIPTLTAVLGSLAGLGLLLYYVAKGNAQAGLPALNGGVILGFLFGCAISGSWDWILGIL; encoded by the coding sequence ATGAAAAGAGATGAAATTTTACCTTTTATCGCAATGGGTATAATGCTTGTAATTGTACAGGCCATTGCACTTCTTCTTTCACCAGTTATGAGCGATGCCGGCTACACAGCTTTTGAAGACCCGAATGCAATTGAAAACACGGTATACTTCTTTGCAATACTTTTGATATTTACAGCTGTAATGCTTCTTTTGATTAAACACAAGGGAAAAAAAATACTCAGCTGGATTATAGGGGCCTCGATATTTCTTGTGTTTATCTACATATTCGCAGCCGTTTTCGGAATATTTCTGGAAAATACAATTATAGCTGCAGTCCTTACGGCCGCATTTTCGGCAGTTGCAACATACCTTCTCTACAAATACCCGGAATGGTACGTAATCGATATCCTTGGAATCCTTATCTGCGCAGGTTCTGCATCAATATTCGGAATATCGCTCGAAGTATTTCCTGTTATCGTCCTCCTTGTCCTCCTTGCCCTGTATGACGCAATATCAGTTTACAAAACAAAGCATATGTTAACCCTTGCAAACGGGGTCATAAGCACAAAAGCACCGATTCTTGTTGTAATCCCAAAAACCAGAAAATATTCATACATAAAGGAAGGAATCGGGATAGACAAGGACAAAAGCGAACGCGGGGCTTTCATGATGGGCATGGGAGACCTTATAATGCCTTCAATTCTTGTAGTCTCCTCGTACATCTGGCTTGAGGCCCCGAAAGTATTCCTGGGGATAAGCATCCCGACACTGACAGCAGTTCTTGGATCGCTTGCAGGTCTCGGACTTCTGTTATATTATGTCGCAAAAGGAAATGCCCAGGCAGGACTTCCTGCCCTGAACGGCGGAGTTATTCTGGGATTTCTTTTTGGTTGCGCGATATCAGGTTCTTGGGACTGGATTTTAGGTATTCTCTAA
- the fen gene encoding flap endonuclease-1, with translation MGVAIRDILADYKKKTEWNELSGDCAFDGNNALYQFLTTIRQPDGTPLMDSRGRVTSHLSGLFFRVSNFLENGMRPVFVFDGKPPEFKAGTIEARREIKSKAEDAYKMAVREGDIKEAFRQARSATRVDGETVRTSKKLLDLMGVPYLDAPSEGEAQAAVMAAKGDVSYSVSQDYDSLLFGAERLVRNLTVSRKRKVRGRTVSVEPEKIVLSEVLAGLGISRENLIEIGVLIGTDFNDGVHGVGAKTALKIVRKGEFNKYAAEKMPGFDPEPVVEFFSSPPYTSEYDLKWKSCDTDGVREFLCGEYEFSAGRIDPVLEKLNHKNGQKTLEQWF, from the coding sequence ATGGGAGTTGCTATAAGGGATATTCTTGCTGACTACAAGAAAAAAACGGAATGGAATGAACTTTCAGGAGACTGTGCATTTGACGGAAACAATGCACTCTACCAGTTCCTTACCACGATAAGGCAGCCTGACGGGACGCCTCTTATGGACAGCCGGGGCCGCGTGACATCGCACCTGTCAGGCCTTTTTTTCAGAGTCTCAAATTTCCTTGAAAACGGTATGCGTCCGGTGTTTGTGTTTGACGGCAAACCGCCTGAATTCAAAGCGGGGACTATTGAAGCAAGGCGTGAGATAAAGAGTAAGGCAGAGGACGCCTACAAGATGGCAGTCCGTGAAGGCGACATAAAAGAAGCATTCCGGCAGGCACGTTCCGCGACAAGGGTTGACGGTGAGACAGTCAGGACTTCAAAGAAGCTTCTTGACCTGATGGGTGTTCCTTACCTTGATGCACCAAGCGAGGGTGAGGCGCAGGCGGCCGTTATGGCCGCTAAGGGGGACGTTTCGTACTCGGTCTCCCAGGACTATGATTCTCTTTTATTCGGAGCCGAAAGACTTGTAAGAAACCTGACAGTGAGCAGGAAAAGAAAGGTTAGGGGCCGGACCGTTTCGGTTGAGCCTGAAAAGATAGTCCTCTCTGAAGTACTCGCGGGTCTTGGAATATCACGTGAAAACCTTATAGAGATAGGAGTTCTCATTGGGACCGACTTCAACGATGGTGTTCATGGCGTCGGGGCGAAGACTGCATTAAAGATAGTCAGAAAAGGGGAATTTAATAAATATGCGGCTGAAAAAATGCCTGGTTTTGACCCTGAACCTGTGGTTGAGTTTTTTTCCTCTCCCCCGTATACAAGTGAGTACGATTTAAAATGGAAGTCCTGCGACACTGACGGTGTAAGAGAATTTTTGTGCGGCGAATATGAGTTTTCAGCCGGAAGAATCGATCCCGTCCTTGAAAAACTAAACCATAAAAACGGGCAGAAAACCCTGGAACAGTGGTTTTGA
- the cofG gene encoding 7,8-didemethyl-8-hydroxy-5-deazariboflavin synthase subunit CofG, translated as MQRSYLTYSRNVFLPLTNVCRNRCAYCIFREPVKDGCIMKEEDVLDTLHKGASFGCTEALFTFGEKPELEPGFSGYLKKSGYSSILDFCYSMCKKACEAGLLPHTNAGILDYNELERLKEVNASMGLMLETTAVIPAHRNSPGKDPDVRIAMIEDAGKLRIPFTTGLLLGIGEKMSDREESLETIEGIHRRYGNIQEIIIQNFCPKPGTDMEKWPVPKTEEICETLRLANEILSGDISIQIPPNLIDASLLIDCGVDDLGGVSPVTVDYVNPEHPWPAISELKKIAGKRKLKERLCIYRKYIDLGWYPPGLKVLIDKLNKDIHNRSDII; from the coding sequence ATGCAGAGAAGTTACCTGACTTATTCACGGAATGTTTTTTTGCCCCTTACAAATGTGTGCCGCAACCGCTGCGCATACTGTATATTCAGAGAGCCTGTAAAGGATGGCTGTATTATGAAAGAGGAGGACGTCCTTGACACGCTTCATAAAGGTGCCTCTTTCGGGTGTACGGAGGCGCTTTTTACTTTCGGTGAAAAGCCTGAGCTTGAGCCGGGATTTTCAGGATACCTGAAAAAGTCAGGTTACAGCTCAATACTTGACTTCTGCTATTCAATGTGCAAAAAAGCCTGCGAGGCCGGTCTTCTTCCGCATACGAATGCAGGGATTCTCGACTACAACGAACTTGAGCGGCTAAAGGAGGTCAATGCAAGTATGGGCCTTATGCTTGAGACGACCGCCGTGATTCCGGCACACAGAAACAGCCCCGGAAAAGACCCGGATGTAAGGATTGCGATGATTGAGGATGCCGGAAAGCTCAGGATACCCTTTACGACAGGTCTTCTCCTTGGAATCGGTGAAAAGATGTCTGACCGTGAAGAGTCTCTTGAGACGATAGAAGGGATTCACAGGCGTTACGGAAACATCCAGGAGATTATAATCCAGAATTTCTGCCCGAAACCAGGAACTGATATGGAAAAGTGGCCGGTCCCGAAGACAGAGGAAATCTGCGAGACCCTGCGGCTTGCAAACGAGATACTTTCCGGTGACATAAGCATTCAGATACCTCCCAATCTTATCGACGCCTCTCTTCTGATAGACTGCGGCGTAGATGACCTGGGAGGAGTTTCGCCGGTTACGGTAGATTATGTAAACCCCGAACACCCGTGGCCTGCAATCAGTGAACTGAAGAAAATTGCGGGAAAAAGGAAATTGAAAGAGAGACTTTGCATATACCGGAAATATATTGATTTGGGATGGTACCCTCCGGGTCTTAAGGTGCTCATTGATAAATTGAACAAAGATATTCACAATAGAAGCGATATAATATAA
- the purC gene encoding phosphoribosylaminoimidazolesuccinocarboxamide synthase: MEFGELLYEGKAKSLYKSEKDDELITCFRDDMTAFNGVKKDSFQGKGAYNAAVSAFFFDYLEKNGVKTHFIKMLDDHTMVVKKLQMIPLEVIARNVAAGSIVKKLPFKEGQVLNPPVIVTDYKDDEKGDPSLNDDLIIALGLVTPEELKEIKAVTLKINKLLYEFFDELGLIFVDFKVEFGRYKDTILLGDEISMDSMRLWDKKTRESFDKDVYRFNKGDVMTAYAKVVEKIDEWKREHLK, encoded by the coding sequence ATGGAATTTGGAGAGCTTCTCTACGAGGGAAAGGCAAAATCACTGTATAAATCCGAAAAGGATGACGAACTCATCACCTGTTTCCGTGATGACATGACAGCCTTCAACGGCGTTAAAAAAGACAGTTTTCAGGGAAAAGGGGCATATAATGCCGCGGTGTCGGCATTTTTCTTTGACTACCTTGAGAAAAACGGTGTGAAAACACATTTCATTAAAATGCTTGATGATCACACGATGGTCGTAAAAAAGCTTCAGATGATACCGCTGGAAGTCATTGCGCGCAACGTGGCCGCAGGCTCTATTGTAAAAAAGCTGCCGTTTAAGGAAGGGCAGGTCTTAAACCCGCCTGTCATTGTAACCGACTACAAGGACGACGAGAAAGGGGACCCTTCTTTAAACGACGACCTTATAATCGCCCTCGGCCTTGTGACTCCTGAAGAATTAAAGGAGATTAAAGCCGTAACGCTTAAGATAAACAAACTTCTTTATGAATTCTTTGACGAACTCGGATTAATCTTTGTGGACTTCAAGGTCGAATTCGGGAGGTACAAAGATACCATTCTTCTTGGCGATGAGATAAGCATGGACTCCATGCGCCTGTGGGACAAGAAGACCCGCGAATCGTTTGACAAGGATGTTTACCGCTTCAACAAAGGTGATGTCATGACTGCGTATGCAAAAGTTGTTGAGAAGATAGATGAATGGAAGAGGGAGCATCTTAAATGA
- the purS gene encoding phosphoribosylformylglycinamidine synthase subunit PurS gives MNFEVRIMISLKSGMLNPEARAIQHALSDLGFETESLRTSRVFDIGIEAENEQEAKKQAEEMCVRLLANPVIHSYSVEVKQL, from the coding sequence ATGAATTTTGAAGTAAGAATTATGATTTCGCTTAAAAGCGGGATGCTTAACCCTGAGGCGCGTGCCATCCAGCACGCATTGTCAGACCTTGGATTCGAGACAGAATCCCTCAGGACTTCAAGGGTCTTTGATATAGGCATTGAGGCCGAAAACGAGCAGGAAGCAAAGAAACAGGCTGAGGAGATGTGCGTCAGGCTTCTTGCAAACCCCGTTATTCACAGCTACTCAGTAGAGGTAAAACAGTTATGA